Within the Corynebacterium tuberculostearicum genome, the region GGCCTCAGCGGTGAGCTGGTCCAGGCCGGACTGAGAAGAGAGCTGAGCGAGGTCGGAGTTTGCCTTGGAGCTGAGCTGATCCAGGTTCGGAATCTCCTGGGCGGTAGCGGCAGGAGCCGCAACGGTGGCACTCAAGGCCATCACGCTAGCGACTGCGGGCGCTGCAACCGTGGCACGGATTTTGCGGAAGCTAAATTTAGACATGGCTGTGAGTATAAACCTTTCAGGGGCGTATGCCTAGTACAACAGGCAATATTGGGGAATATGTGTCAGTAGCGGCGGGTGAGAATACGGGGACCATCGGCGGTCGCGGCCACCGTATGCTCCCAGTGGGCGGCAAAGGAGCCATCGAGGGTAACGACCGTCCAGTCATCTTCTAGCACGGCAGAATCCTCTGTGCCCAAAGTTAGCATGGGTTCAATAGCTAGGACGGAACCTTCTTGGATCAGTGGGCCGCGGCCCGGGCGGCCTTCATTGGCCAGGTAAGGATCCTCGTGCATGGTGCGCCCAATGCCGTGACCGCCGTAGCCATCCACGATGAAAAGATCCACGCCGAACTTCTGCTCGGCCCGGCGGGTGGCTTGCTCTAGGGCATGGGAGACGTCGGTAAGCATATTGCCCGGAACCATAGCCTGCATGCCCTCCATAAGGACATACTCGGTGGCCTTGTTGAGGGCCGCGACATCTGCATCGAGCTCGCCCACTGCGAAGGACCAAGCGCTATCGCCTACCCAGCCATCGAGCGTGGCACCGCAATCGATGGACACCAAGTCGCCTTCCGCGAGGACGGTTTCCTTATCCGGAATGCCGTGCACGATGACGTCATTAACGGATACACAGATGGAGCCTGGAAATCCTTCGTACCCCTTGAAGGTGGGATAGGCGCCGGCATCGCGAATAGTCTGCTCAGCCACCGCGTCCAACTCGAGGGTAGAT harbors:
- the map gene encoding type I methionyl aminopeptidase — encoded protein: MAFRRRSKRIPARTPGELDAMQAAGEIVGKALQEVRAAAASGVSTLELDAVAEQTIRDAGAYPTFKGYEGFPGSICVSVNDVIVHGIPDKETVLAEGDLVSIDCGATLDGWVGDSAWSFAVGELDADVAALNKATEYVLMEGMQAMVPGNMLTDVSHALEQATRRAEQKFGVDLFIVDGYGGHGIGRTMHEDPYLANEGRPGRGPLIQEGSVLAIEPMLTLGTEDSAVLEDDWTVVTLDGSFAAHWEHTVAATADGPRILTRRY